The Edaphobacter sp. 12200R-103 genome contains a region encoding:
- the miaA gene encoding tRNA (adenosine(37)-N6)-dimethylallyltransferase MiaA has product MTSELLPMVVLAGPTASGKTSLAIRLAEQFGGEIVSCDSVAVYREMEIGTAKPSREERAMVPHHMIDVAWPDEQFTAGDYSRLAREALRGISSRGMLPIVAGGTGLYLRALIDGLFPAPVARPELRDRLRRRVERLGPESGPAHLHRVLARLDAAAAAAIHPNDVPKIIRAIEVSLSVRSEKGGAIPMTEQWKQGRDRLEGYRILRLGLNPPRARLYERINQRAAEMFERGLLEETARLIERYGRECRALAALGYVQVAAILTGEVTREEAVAQAQQGHRNYAKRQLTWFRRDDEMHWLSGLGGEEEIVEQAFGLVEGFLKHQREGLLQ; this is encoded by the coding sequence GTGACCTCAGAGCTTCTGCCCATGGTCGTGCTTGCCGGGCCCACGGCGAGCGGCAAGACGTCTCTGGCGATCCGCCTGGCAGAGCAGTTCGGGGGCGAGATTGTCTCCTGCGACTCGGTTGCGGTGTATCGCGAGATGGAGATTGGAACGGCCAAGCCCAGCCGTGAGGAACGGGCGATGGTTCCTCACCACATGATCGACGTGGCGTGGCCGGACGAACAGTTCACCGCGGGCGACTACAGCAGATTGGCACGGGAGGCGCTGCGGGGAATCTCGTCGCGTGGCATGCTGCCTATCGTTGCGGGCGGGACGGGACTCTATTTGAGGGCGCTGATCGATGGGCTGTTTCCTGCGCCGGTCGCGAGGCCGGAACTGCGGGATCGCCTGCGGAGGCGTGTAGAGCGGCTAGGACCTGAGAGTGGACCGGCACATCTGCATCGCGTACTTGCCCGACTGGATGCCGCGGCTGCCGCGGCGATCCATCCGAATGATGTTCCGAAGATTATTCGGGCGATCGAGGTTTCGCTGTCCGTGCGGTCGGAGAAGGGCGGCGCGATCCCGATGACGGAGCAGTGGAAGCAGGGCAGAGATCGGCTTGAGGGATACAGGATTCTGCGTCTCGGGCTGAATCCTCCGCGGGCGAGGTTGTATGAGCGCATCAATCAGAGGGCGGCGGAGATGTTCGAGCGCGGTCTGCTGGAGGAGACCGCACGGCTGATCGAACGGTATGGCCGCGAGTGCAGAGCACTCGCGGCGCTGGGATACGTGCAGGTCGCCGCCATACTTACAGGCGAGGTGACGCGCGAAGAGGCGGTCGCTCAGGCGCAGCAGGGACATCGCAACTACGCCAAGCGGCAACTTACCTGGTTCCGGCGCGATGACGAGATGCACTGGCTCAGTGGGCTGGGCGGCGAAGAGGAGATTGTGGAGCAGGCCTTCGGACTGGTCGAGGGCTTCCTCAAACATCAGCGGGAAGGACTTCTACAATAA
- the hscB gene encoding Fe-S protein assembly co-chaperone HscB, whose protein sequence is MNYFEVFGLPEKLRIDTSALEKQFYTLSRKLHPDRFASRPAEEQEEALRQSSLLNDAYRTLKDPVLRTQYLLKLEGVELEEQSKAATDAARQTGGEKKQAVPPELLEEVFELNMQLQEMRMAKQMGEDEPELRRDLMTAKDTFDARMIETQAELEGLWDQWDDAADANNDAAKETTRNAMVNLLNKRNYLRNLVRDVNEALE, encoded by the coding sequence ATGAACTACTTCGAAGTATTCGGTCTTCCTGAGAAGCTGCGCATCGACACCTCAGCTCTCGAAAAGCAGTTCTACACGCTCAGCCGCAAGCTGCACCCCGACCGCTTTGCCTCGCGCCCGGCGGAGGAGCAGGAGGAGGCCCTGCGGCAGTCGTCGCTGCTGAACGATGCTTATCGTACCTTGAAGGACCCTGTTCTGCGGACGCAGTATCTGCTGAAGCTTGAGGGAGTGGAGCTTGAGGAGCAGTCGAAGGCTGCGACGGACGCCGCCCGGCAGACCGGGGGCGAGAAGAAGCAGGCCGTTCCTCCCGAGCTGCTGGAAGAGGTCTTCGAGCTGAACATGCAGCTGCAGGAGATGCGCATGGCAAAGCAGATGGGCGAGGATGAGCCCGAGCTGCGCCGCGACCTGATGACCGCCAAGGATACCTTCGATGCCAGGATGATCGAGACCCAGGCCGAGCTTGAGGGTTTGTGGGATCAGTGGGATGATGCCGCGGACGCAAATAATGATGCCGCGAAAGAGACGACGCGGAATGCGATGGTGAACCTCCTCAACAAGAGGAACTATCTTCGCAATCTGGTGCGGGACGTCAATGAGGCGCTGGAGTAA